Proteins encoded in a region of the Takifugu flavidus isolate HTHZ2018 chromosome 10, ASM371156v2, whole genome shotgun sequence genome:
- the LOC130532777 gene encoding tumor necrosis factor receptor superfamily member 11B-like, whose amino-acid sequence MLLVKLLFLLPSSALCASSVVDSTPTYEHQDPSTGKTLLCDKCPPGTHMAAHCTPSTSTKCVPCGENHFTELWNYLPRCLYCGNFCYGNQEVETECSATSNRVCRCKEGFYSSSDFCFRHSECKPGLGVKTKGTSKTDTVCEHCADGYFSNSSSAEDPCVKHRECAPGQNVLLCGSVYHDAVCGTCEDLASQGEIYRAIASKLFKTHRMRLGKMRKFVARYVSKPGRPVSRHKGALLEQITLWLSEAPVEQLKKLPEVLRATQLNSLADKLERTVSALNCNSI is encoded by the exons ATG ctcctcgTCAAGCTGCTATTCCTTCTTCCTTCATCTGCCCTGTGCGCTTCTTCAGTGGTGGATTCAACCCCCACCTATGAGCACCAAGATCCGTCCACTGGGAAGACACTCCTCTGTGACAAATGTCCTCCAGGCACGCACATGGCCGCGCACTGCACACCCTCCACGTCGACCAAGTGTGTGCCATGCGGGGAGAATCACTTCACCGAGCTGTGGAACTACCTGCCCAGGTGTCTGTACTGCGGCAACTTCTGCTATGGGAACCAAGAGGTGGAGACGGAGTGCTCGGCCACCAGCAACAGGGTCTGTCGGTGTAAGGAGGGCTTCTACTCGTCTTCTGACTTTTGCTTCAGGCATTCAGAGTGCAAGCCTGGCCTGGGAGTCAAAACCAAAG GAACGTCAAAAACGGACACCGTGTGTGAACACTGCGCTGATGGCTATTTCTCCAATTCGTCTTCTGCGGAGGATCCGTGCGTAAAACACCGGGAATGCGCACCGGGACAGAATGTGCTCCTCTGCGGATCAGTGTACCATGACGCGGTGTGCGGCACTTGCGAGGATCTTGCCAGTCAGG GTGAGATCTACAGGGCGATCGCCTCTAAACTCTTCAAGACGCACCGGATGCGTCTGGGGAAAATGAGGAAATTCGTCGCCAG GTACGTCTCTAAGCCGGGCAGGCCAGTCTCCAGACACAAGGGTGCCCTGCTGGAGCAGATCACGCTATGGTTGTCCGAGGCGccggtggagcagctgaagaaacTGCCGGAGGTGCTGAGGGCAACGCAGCTCAACTCGCTGGCAGACAAACTAGAGAGAACCGTCTCTGCCCTAAACTGCAATTCCATTTGA
- the LOC130532776 gene encoding tumor necrosis factor receptor superfamily member 11B-like translates to MCARTLKSNPTMKLILLITASLSWAFQQQGDPPKYQYLDPVTSDLLMCDQCPPGTAVKTHCTADAPTECQACPEKHFAENWHWGDTCQFCTSVCKERQLVKQQCNRTHDQLCECAPGYHLVVEFCIAHNSCPPGYGVTAAGTPVSDTVCERCPVGHFSASDSSTEPCQPHRNCSNLGFKTLRWGTSTTDSLCATQDKAAMLECSDHHALCHNDVTLCEEAVYQSLSSLRLSSVPLERLLESLPGRKVDRKSLERLKKTCSPQQQVLQLLRLWRERNKDQDKLYGIIQGVHHCERKVSRCNSLKNLTLNDLLIVAESLPGVKVHQEDILAVVSSCLPRQYILQLLHLWQTANYDLDLAKGLSHSLRVMRSREAPRYLLRGLKKISRIIGANSAHKLYEKMFVSMLQDETCFKALKPLNE, encoded by the exons ctcATCACTGCTTCCCTTTCCTGGGCCTTCCAGCAGCAGGGTGACCCACCAAAATACCAATACCTTGACCCTGTGACCTCAGACCTCCTGATGTGTGACCAGTGCCCGCCAGGCACAGCCGTGAAAACTCACTGCACGGCTGATGCTCCCACAGAGTGCCAGGCCTGCCCCGAGAAGCACTTTGCAGAGAATTGGCACTGGGGAGATACGTGCCAGTTCTGCACCTCA gtgTGTAAAGAGAGGCAACTTGTCAAGCAGCAGTGTAACAGAACGCATGATCAGCTCTGCGAGTGCGCGCCAGGCTACCACCTAGTGGTGGAATTTTGCATTGCACACAATAGCTGTCCGCCAGGCTATGGAGTGACAGCTGCAG GGACCCCAGTGAGTGACACGGTGTGCGAACGCTGTCCTGTTGGTCACTTCTCCGCCAGCGACTCTTCCACCGAGCCCTGTCAGCCCCACAGGAACTGCTCCAATCTGGGCTTTAAGACCCTGAGGTGGGGCACATCCACGACGGACAGCCTCTGCGCCACCCAGGACAAGGCGGCCATGCTGGAGTGCTCTGATCATCACGCCCTGTGCCACAATG ATGTGACGCTGTGTGAGGAGGCCGTCTACCAGTCGCTCTCCTCGCTGCGGCTGTCGTCGGTGCCCCTGGAGAGGCTGCTGGAGAGTCTTCCTGGACGCAAGGTGGATCGCAAGAGCCTTGAGCGTTTGAAGAAAACCTGCTCGCCCCAGCAGCAGGTGCTTCAGCTGCTGCGGCTGTGGCGGGAGCGGAACAAGGACCAGGACAAGCTCTACGGCATCATACAAG GGGTGCACCACTGTGAGAGGAAAGTCTCCCGCTGCAACAGCTTGAAAAACCTGACCCTGAACGACCTCCTGATCGTCGCCGAGAGCCTGCCGGGGGTCAAAGTTCATCAGGAGGACATCCTGGCTGTGGTTTCGTCCTGCCTCCCCAGGCAGtacatcctgcagctgcttcacctCTGGCAGACGGCGAACTACGACCTAGACCTGGCCAAAGGCCTGTCGCACAGTCTGAGGGTGATGCGTAGCAGGGAGGCACCACGCTACCTCCTCCGAGGCCTGAAGAAGATCAGCCGCATCATCGGAGCCAACTCGGCGCACAAGTTATACGAGAAGATGTTCGTCAGCATGCTGCAGGATGAGACATGTTTTAAAGCTCTGAAACCATTAAATGAATAG